AATAAATCAGGTAATTCAAGAGTGGGAAAAACAACAATTGATTGGTGGAAACCAGAGAATAACAACTAACCAAGGCGATCGAGGGCTGAAGGGGGCATGATGACTGGGGGCAACAAGAATTGTCATGAGAAATTTTATAAGCACAATAAATACATCAAATTTCTATAATACCAAAGATGCAAAATGTAAGATGTCACATACTTTTATCACCCTTTTCCAGATTTGACTGCATAAGATCAAGAGAAATAATAATCAGTTTGAGATCCCAttatgattatttatttatttttctttccagCAAGGGGTGCTATTACAAGTGCAGATATAAACCCAAATCTAAGTGAACTGTATACAATGTCTTATGAATAGAATGGAAAGCTTTGGCTTGAGAGAGAGTTATGAGATGCATCAAGTCAAAACAATGAGGTACCTTCTCGATGAAGGAGACAGGGTAACAACGATATATCTGTTCAAAGGTTGTATCTTGGTCATCATCACTGAAAGCCTGCAATGTTCGACACAGAAACCAGAACaaaagagttaaaaaaaaaaagaactgNNNNNNNNNNNNNNNNNNNNNNNNNACAGTAACTTATGACAGAATGTGAGAACGACAGGGCTGATTAACGAAGTCTCCAATCCATTCCAGTTTAAAATTTATGCTTTATTTTCAGAATCTAATCCAGCACTAtagaatacataaaaaaaaaaaaggaaaaaagaaaaacactAGTGATCATACCATAGCTAAGGATAAAAGGGAGAAGCTTCCACGCAGTAGAAAGTGCTCCTGAACCAAATaaacaaacaccaaaataatccaCCATATAAATAAACATATTTAGATAAAGAATCAAAATTTCATGCAGCTCATAGAATCTCACTACAAACTCATGAATCCTATGAAAATCCACCAGCTCAAAGAAGGGGGAAAAGGTgcttcctttatttatttatttttctttcatagaGAGTAAAAGGAGAAGAAACGTGAGTGTAACAAGAGAAAACAAGAAAGAATGAGCGATCGGTAATGTCACAACAACCTGGAAGAAGAGACACAGTGTGGTCGCTAGTTTTCACTTTGGACGAAAGTGATGAACACACAAACACAAGGTTTCGCTGTTTTTATAGTTTAGGACCTCTCTGCCGTTTGGTTTTCAGTGAAAGTTAAAAAAATCTTCGGCTTCCATAACAAGATAACCTCTCTCCCTTTTTTGGGCCCAAACATGGGCTGGATTGGATCAAGCCCACATTTATTATTTTCGGCCCAATTATgtctaaaaaaaagataaatgaaAAGATAATCAGTTACcagtaattaataattttgttagcTAGGTTAAGGTTCGTTCTTTCATTCTGTTGATTTTTTGTGGAGAAGCCGAAGAGAGAATTTGAAAGACTGAGACTTTGAAGCTGCAAGTTTATAATTATGGCGAAGCGAGAGCTTTCTAGCACTTTGAGGAACTTGAAGGTAAAAACATGAACATAAACATGCAAACGCCCTCTTGTTTTTTTGCCCCCTTGTTTTCCAGATTccaattttgagctgaaatctTAGCTATTGCTGCTTCTTTTAACGACAATTTATTGTTTTGATTAATGGAGGGGGAGGTAACGGTGTTGTTGGTTGTTTTTGTTTGGATATTGTGCAGTTCATGCAGAGGGCGGCGCTGAGAGAAGAGAAAACGAAGAAAGAGGAACTCCAACCTGATCTCGCTGCAACTACCACCGTTACTCGAAGATGGTATTTTTTTCGTTTTCTTCTCTCATATTTGATTAATGTAGCTTATTTGTCAGCTCAACAATTTTTTACTGAATTATTGAATTCTCAGCTCATTGTTTTGTGATTAGTGATTACTGATTAGCTATTCTTTTGAAATTTCAAAGTTGTATGCATCTTAGAGTTATCTATGCGCCATGTTTTCCCCATTTTATTCCATTATTTTCAATGTTATTGGTGTTGAGTGAAGAGTGAAGACAAACATCAGCATCAAGCCTTTGGACTATTCTGGAATTGTTATGATGAAACCACACAAAAATATGAAAATTCTTGGTGAAGTCGAAAAATTGTGCAGCTCTGCACAATAATTTGATTTGTGTTCTATGACACAGAAGACAGTGTGTACCTACTGAATTTTCATTCCGCTGCCCACTTCCTAGAAACTCATGATTCTTGAATGAATTGAGCTTTTTACTTTAGTGATTGGTGTATAATGAATTAAACTCCCCATGTTTCAAAGGAGAAAACCTCCTAATTGCAATTATGTGGTCTTAACTCTTATTTAACATTGAGTTGCATCTACTGAACAATGAACAGTCAGAATCCTCGTAGTAACTTGTGAATTGTAATGGCATTGGTTTTTCTTGATTGCTGCTTACTAAATCAGCGGTGTTCTTCTAATATTGATAATTAAGCTTTGGAGAATAACTATTGTTTCTAGGTTCTAAGATGGTTGGCATTAATTACTTTTGGTCTGACGAATATGGGTATCTACTGTTGGGTGGTTTTATCCCTACAAATTTGGACATGTTATTATATCTTACGTGATACAACTTTAGATGAAGTCATGCATATGCTAAAATTTTTCATTGAGATCTGATATATAATTTGCCTTTAACCTGGAACTATCATTTTCATTGCTGTTTTATTTTCCTATTCAGTGTGGTCATAATGGAAGGTGATCCCCATCCAGGGGCAGCAAGAGGTCGTATGTCATTTCAAAGTTTTAATCCTTCTGTTGATGTGAGTGTGAATGATCAATAGTTTCAAAGCTTTTTCCGTGTTCTCAATATTGTGCTCTTTCTTGTGATCATGTTTTAATGACAAAGCAATGCCTCTGTAGAAATTAAATGAGGAAGAAGCTAAACTTCAGCAGCCAGCTGCTGAAACTAATATTTCTAGAAATCAAAGTGGAAATGAGTCTTTTAGGTGGGTTTATTTGTCTAAACTTCcaagttttttttaatttatttccctTTTTTTCCCAAACAAGGGTCAGAAAATTATACATGTATGATTTTCATGTCTCCTATATGTCATCCTCACTTTCTCTGGttaaatgaaaataataaaaatagaaaaggcCGAAATTTTTACTAACTGTGTGAACTTAAATTTGATTCATTGGTTCAGAGAAAACAACTCTACAACAGAAGGTTCGGAACGTGTTAATGGCAATGGGAAAAGGAAACAGTCTGAAGTAAATTGTGAAGAACAATTTCCAAACAAATCACCcaagaatgatgatgatgttgataatCAATCTACTCCAAAAAATAGTTTGGGCTCTTTTAGAAAACCAAATGTAGATAAGCTGGACTGGAATGTCCTTCGATCGTCAAAAGCCAAACAAAAAAGATGAGTTCACTGGATATGTGGATTGCTTACAAGAAGTTAGTTTTGGTTCCGTGACATGCTTTAGTTGTGTTTGTACGTTTTGTATTTTTAGATACATCAATGTATTTGTAATTCAACTAATCTGCTTTTTTGACCTCTTCATCTGAATTTATAGTTGAGGTTCATGATTTACCATGATTTTTAATACTTTTAGATTAAAGGCCAGAAGTCCATGTATTTTACTTTTACCTTATctttatattattataatatGTGTTACAGTTGATCATTAATAATTTTGTGTTCTACTTTAAGTTATTTTGCTTCTGTGGTGATCAGTAATAAAGCAAGTTTGTTGTGCTTCATAACTAAAATAACAATGGGAATGTGATTCCCATGTTAATATCAGTAAGAAGAGAATTAAACATCAATATCTAGATATTTACAATCATAGAGGAAGAAAATATTACAACAGAACTTTTATGGTATTGTTTCAACCGGCCTAATGTAAAATCTCATTACAACACTAAGTTACTAAGTGCTTAAGCAGGAACCCAAGCAGAGAGAGCATGAAGAATACGGCCTTTCCAGCCCTGCAAAACCCACTTGCCATCCTGGTCAACCACAAAATCTCTATGATACTCTTTCTTCAACATTCCCTTGATTTCATTCACCAATTCCTGATCCACCCGAATTTGCTTGAAGCCTGCTCTCTTGTTCCTAATCTGCCATTGCTTGTAGGTCTCTGGCCTTTCAACTCTCTCTGCTCCCTCACAAGCTATCACATTGATAGCATCCCTTCCAATCAACCCTTTCTCAAGTATCATCCTTTCTACATCTTCGCGGGGGACATTAGCCTCAAACATATCAAATTGTGACGAGAAGTGGAAGAGCGCCTCCCTGAACCGTGTCAGGAAAAACGGCGCGCTATAAGAGCCATTGACTACCCCATGCAGGAAGATGTTTGGATTAATGCTCCTGATCAGCTTCAACACTGCATCTCTTGGACTGTTTACTAACACAGTTTCATCCGGCAGGTTTTTCAGCCTGTAAAAGCAGTTAACCACTGTCACTTCATTCCTGTCTATTTTAAGATCCTCAAGCCTGATTGTTTCCCATTTCTGTGCAATGCAGTTGTATTCGAAAGGCACATTGTGCCTCTTACAGTAATTCTCCAGGCGTCTACCAGTCTCCTCGAGCCTTTCTGCCGGCCGGAAACCCGGCTGAGGAAGATCAATTCCGGTTATACGAAGCTTTATAGGCGCATTTCTCTGCGACAGACGCTTGATAAGGCAGGGCCACTGGAAACCATAGCAAATTCCAAAGTCAATAATGTGAACACAGCTTTCATTCTGTACTAGGTTCATGATTGTTTGGGTTGCAAATGTATTTGTCATCCTCTGCAAAGGAGAAGCTGTCACATATAGTTTGTGAGCTTTCAACATATCAGCAGCAGATGCCATATCAAGGGGAAGATATGAAGGTGTTCCGGCATTCAACCGTGTCTCAAGGCCAATGGCGAAGTAATGCGCCATACGCTGCATTCCATCCCCAGCTGGTGAAGAATGTTGCCTAATCTGCTTGAGTGTATCATATGCATTCCTCTGATCATAGTTTGCCACTGCTTGTGCACACTGAGTTAGCAGACTCCATAAATCCACAGTGGCACCTGTGTTGCTATTTCTGCTGCTTCCTTTCTTCGATCTTGCCGTCTTTCCACTGGATCCAACTGAGTCAACATTCTGCCTCTTCAGCATCTCATTCTCTGGTAAGGGTTCAACACCAGATAAACATTGACTTCTTCCAATCTGAACACGCAGCACTTCATCAAGAATCTCTGGTGGCTCTGACTCATCAGAGAAAACAGCTGAGATCTTGCTTCCTCTTCGACCTTGTTCATAAGAAGTATCATCATCAACCTGAATACTTCTCTTTTCCCTTGTTCCTGTTGTTCCAGATCGAGATCCCTCTTCATTGTTTGTCAGTAGTACCATGTTCTGGTAGTGAATTTCAGAAGATCCATCATTTGGGGAGTCAAGAAGATTGAGCCAATCTGACTCATAAGAGTCATTATCAGGGGCTTGTAGCAAAGAAGATTCATATTCACCAACAAGATTGACCCAATCAGACTCATAAGAGTTATTATCAGTGGTGCAGCTGCTATAGCTCTCGAAGCTGGTGGTCCGACCATAATCACCATCTCGGTTGTTTTCATCACAGCCTTGAGAGGGTACAGAATTTGATGAATTTCCAAGCACTTCAGAGAATGATTTTTCAGCAGCTTGGAGCTTCAAACACTGCTGCAACATACAGGGTTTGTTCTCCAAGTCATCTTCCTCCTCCATGAGGATGTCACTTATGTATCTGAGGATGGGGTTGGAATATTTATTATACTCAGCAGAATCTTCACTTGAACTGGTTCCAGGTGAATATGATGAACTCTCACAGTGAAAACCATTCATTATTGGTTCCTGATTAGAAAACAGTGAGACATGACCAGAGAAATTTTCTAGATGAGGGTTGGTAGAAAGCATATTGAATTGAAGGCTAAACAAAGAGAGAATCTATTCTGTAACAAGGTTGTTTCTTAGGAACAGATCtaccaaggaaaaaagaaagaTTCAGAAATCTAAATAGCTGACCTCTTAATTTTTGGATAATGATCAATGATATATCATTAGAAGATGATGATAACAGGAGATAAACCCTATAGAACAAAGTAGTATTATTCAGTATCTATGCTTTTCAGATATGGTCTATGCTTAGTTTTTGAGGTCAAGTCCCTTCTTATAGCATAATATAAATACACATGAAACTAAGCCATTTCTGTGGTGAGGAACCTTCATAGAAGCTGTGCCATAGCCACCACCCCCACTTGCCATTTTCATATTCTAATGGTacaattattttaaaaaacattattaaaaatcaTAACTCATCaacacaaaaaattaattattatatattttgaatatttataataatatattaacttttatatatatttttaaataaagtaatccatcaataaaataatttaatcaaaatgctattataattttttttttaccagcAAAGTAGCAATGCAATCAAaatatatgttcttattttttgCAATTACTTAGTTAATTCAATTTTTTCAGTTTAGTTTTTTTAGTGAGTAATCTGACAATATActttattttatacttttaaatatactaataacaaaaaataataaattctgataacCCTCTAACATTCTTCCAATAACAATTGTGTGGTAAGGCTTTTAGCCCTACAAATTTAAACATGTTACTATTCGTGATAAGATATCAACCCTTAACTTTAGATAAAATCATGCACATGCCAAAAGTTTTCGTTCAGATCTGGTATCTAATTTTCTTTAATCTGGAATTATCAACTTTAGAGAAATCATGCATATGCTAAATATGCGTGAAGATCAATAATTTCAAAGCTTTTTCGTTATTCTGAATATTTTGCTCTTTGTTGTGATAATGTTTTAATGACCAAGCATTGCCTCTATAGAAATTAAATGAGGAAGAAGCTAAAATTCAACAATCAGCTTAATATTTCTGGAAATCAAAGTGGAAATGAGTCTTTTAGGTGGGTTTATTTGTCTAAATTTCAAagtcttttttaatttattttttttcctaaaCAAGGGTCAGAAAATTATACATTTATGATTTTCATGTTTGATATATCATATATGTCATCTCACTTTGTCTttggttaaataaaaaaaaataaaaatgaaaaaaatcccAATTATACTAGGTGTGTGAAGTTAAACTTGATTTTGTTTGCATTGTTTCAGAGAAAACAATTTTACACCAAAAGGTCAGAAGGTGTTAATGACAAGACAATAGAAAAAACAAAcacactttttaatttaaatatggaAGGGAAAGTGGTGTAGGATGCAATTATGGAGTGTATAGGTGTTTTACGCACAGTTGTAGTGTCAAGAGCAAATCTGATCCTtcaatttgtgtttaaaaaatttaaaaaaaagtgcAGTAC
The DNA window shown above is from Arachis ipaensis cultivar K30076 chromosome B08, Araip1.1, whole genome shotgun sequence and carries:
- the LOC107612145 gene encoding uncharacterized protein LOC107612145, translated to MAKRELSSTLRNLKFMQRAALREEKTKKEELQPDLAATTTVTRRCVVIMEGDPHPGAARGRMSFQSFNPSVDKLNEEEAKLQQPAAETNISRNQSGNESFRENNSTTEGSERVNGNGKRKQSEVNCEEQFPNKSPKNDDDVDNQSTPKNSLGSFRKPNVDKLDWNVLRSSKAKQKR